The following coding sequences lie in one Arachis ipaensis cultivar K30076 chromosome B03, Araip1.1, whole genome shotgun sequence genomic window:
- the LOC107628958 gene encoding diphthamide biosynthesis protein 3, with translation MSYDDVEIEDMEWNEELQAYTYPCPCGDLFQITKDDLKLGEEIARCPSCSLYITVIYNIEDFSDHNRNNKPLQPSNSQSLTVA, from the coding sequence ATGTCGTACGACGACGTTGAGATCGAAGACATGGAGTGGAACGAGGAGCTTCAGGCGTACACGTACCCTTGCCCCTGCGGGGACCTCTTTCAGATCACCAAGGACGATTTGAAGCTCGGCGAGGAAATCGCTCGCTGCCCTAGCTGCTCCCTCTACATCACCGTCATCTACAACATCGAAGATTTCTCCGATCACAATCGCAACAACAAACCTCTCCAACCTTCAAATTCCCAATCCCTCACCGTTGCTTGA